In uncultured Umboniibacter sp., the following are encoded in one genomic region:
- a CDS encoding carboxylesterase family protein: MMLLQSVKRIAVIAVLPSVLLGCGDEELNSVSTASGGTYTGVVEAQTLSFRGIPFAKPPVGELRWQAPQAISLSGHYNATEFSSACVQNDGNANWYQSVADNFDGPAGVITTPTISEDCLYLNVWTPKPISPDASLPVMVWIHGGSNVNGWGFEPNYLGTEFAKRGVVLVSINYRLGIFGYFSHPDMKSSQMAQNNFALLDQIAALEWVKGNIEAFGGDVNNVTIFGESAGAANVGSLLAVPQSDGLFHQAISQSGGFQLLDSATLTDAYTQGESIAAKASTNLEGLRALTHEEISTLAAEIGDYSPVAGGPTLPLTVAEAADSAQLRSVPLMIGTNLDEWLMYLPAEVTEQDVAEFRATYLADTASEQVDLALAGLSPRQQLDRLTTAQQMLCPSLEFADYNANAAPTYVYRFDRAREHPSNQIGAYHGAEIAYVFNTHDDWLPTSAVDTSLSEAMIQYWVNFAYTDNPNGNVLADWPQLSSGHQAVFNTSVESAVIQRAICDNLLTE; this comes from the coding sequence ATGATGTTGTTGCAGTCAGTTAAGCGCATCGCTGTCATCGCGGTGCTACCGAGTGTGCTCTTGGGTTGTGGGGACGAAGAACTTAACTCGGTTAGCACCGCGAGCGGCGGTACTTACACAGGTGTTGTGGAGGCTCAAACGCTGAGCTTCCGCGGCATTCCCTTCGCCAAGCCTCCGGTAGGAGAACTTCGTTGGCAGGCACCGCAGGCAATTAGCCTCAGCGGTCATTACAACGCCACAGAATTTTCCAGCGCCTGCGTTCAGAATGACGGTAATGCTAATTGGTATCAGAGTGTGGCAGACAATTTCGACGGCCCCGCCGGCGTTATCACGACTCCAACTATTAGCGAAGATTGCCTCTATCTCAATGTTTGGACGCCAAAGCCCATTTCGCCCGACGCTTCCCTGCCGGTGATGGTGTGGATTCACGGCGGTAGTAATGTTAACGGTTGGGGCTTTGAACCGAATTACCTCGGAACGGAATTTGCCAAACGCGGCGTAGTGTTAGTTTCCATTAACTACCGCTTGGGTATTTTTGGCTACTTCTCACACCCGGATATGAAGAGCTCGCAAATGGCGCAAAACAATTTCGCCCTGCTCGATCAAATTGCCGCCTTGGAATGGGTGAAGGGCAATATTGAAGCCTTTGGCGGGGACGTTAATAACGTAACTATTTTCGGTGAATCCGCTGGCGCTGCAAATGTAGGATCGCTGCTTGCGGTGCCACAGAGCGACGGCCTATTTCACCAAGCTATCAGTCAAAGCGGTGGTTTTCAGCTATTGGATAGCGCTACGCTGACAGATGCCTATACCCAGGGCGAATCCATTGCCGCAAAAGCCAGCACTAACCTAGAAGGTTTGCGAGCGCTCACACACGAAGAGATTTCCACCCTAGCTGCAGAAATTGGTGACTATTCGCCCGTGGCGGGCGGGCCTACGCTGCCGCTCACGGTGGCTGAAGCGGCAGACTCTGCTCAGCTTCGTAGCGTGCCACTCATGATTGGCACCAATCTAGACGAGTGGTTGATGTATTTGCCGGCTGAAGTCACTGAGCAGGACGTTGCTGAGTTTCGCGCAACCTACCTCGCTGATACAGCGTCAGAACAAGTTGATCTCGCTTTAGCAGGTTTAAGCCCTCGTCAGCAGCTAGACCGACTAACCACCGCTCAACAAATGCTTTGCCCGAGTTTGGAATTTGCCGACTATAACGCTAACGCCGCGCCTACCTACGTGTATCGCTTCGATCGTGCCCGCGAACATCCTAGCAATCAGATTGGCGCCTATCACGGGGCTGAAATTGCCTATGTGTTTAACACTCACGACGATTGGTTACCGACCTCTGCGGTGGATACTTCGCTTAGCGAAGCGATGATTCAGTACTGGGTGAACTTTGCCTACACCGACAATCCTAATGGCAATGTCTTAGCCGATTGGCCCCAGCTCAGCAGTGGCCATCAGGCTGTCTTCAATACATCAGTGGAGAGCGCAGTAATTCAGCGCGCAATCTGCGATAATTTACTTACAGAATAA
- a CDS encoding NADPH:quinone reductase: protein MKAAWFESFGTAADTLIIGEQEKPTPGAGEVLVKLEYTCPNPSDVKKRAGAFPNLLDNGHVIPNSDGSGVIEAVGEGVDASRIGERVFVYQGQYGRLLGTAAEYIAIESSRAPTLPDEAPMEVGALIGIPVMTAHRCVHADGDVAGKTILVTGGAGRVGYYAIQWAKAAGAKVVATASNPADEATCKEVGADLVVNHREANWGEAVVTALGGEKVDRVVDVEFGANLPEVLKCLKINGVIATYSSTQVKEPQLPFIQMMFMDLTLRMVIVYAMPEEAKMHAIADTQRMLSEGKLKHRIAHNLPFSEMVKSNELIEQGGFGGCVVVQVTA, encoded by the coding sequence ATGAAAGCTGCATGGTTTGAATCATTTGGAACAGCTGCGGATACACTGATCATCGGTGAGCAGGAAAAGCCTACCCCCGGTGCTGGCGAAGTACTCGTCAAATTGGAATATACCTGCCCGAACCCGTCGGATGTGAAGAAGCGCGCTGGCGCCTTCCCAAACTTGCTTGATAATGGTCACGTTATTCCTAACTCAGATGGGTCGGGCGTTATTGAAGCAGTCGGCGAAGGTGTTGATGCCTCGCGCATTGGTGAGCGAGTGTTTGTATACCAAGGTCAGTACGGACGTCTACTCGGCACCGCCGCGGAGTACATTGCCATTGAGAGCAGCCGAGCCCCCACATTACCAGACGAAGCCCCAATGGAAGTGGGCGCACTGATTGGCATTCCTGTCATGACGGCCCACCGCTGTGTGCATGCCGACGGCGATGTCGCTGGCAAGACCATCCTCGTCACCGGCGGCGCTGGTCGCGTTGGTTACTACGCTATCCAGTGGGCCAAGGCAGCGGGCGCCAAGGTTGTGGCTACCGCTTCAAACCCCGCGGATGAAGCTACCTGTAAGGAAGTGGGCGCTGACTTGGTGGTGAATCACCGCGAAGCCAATTGGGGCGAAGCTGTGGTAACAGCCTTGGGTGGTGAGAAAGTTGATCGCGTTGTGGATGTGGAATTTGGTGCCAACCTTCCCGAGGTACTTAAGTGCCTCAAGATTAATGGTGTCATTGCCACCTACTCCTCTACACAAGTTAAAGAACCCCAGCTGCCGTTCATTCAGATGATGTTCATGGACCTAACGCTTCGCATGGTCATTGTTTACGCCATGCCTGAAGAAGCTAAGATGCACGCTATTGCCGATACTCAGCGAATGTTGAGCGAAGGTAAACTCAAGCACCGCATTGCCCATAACCTTCCGTTCAGTGAGATGGTTAAGTCTAACGAACTGATTGAGCAAGGTGGCTTCGGCGGCTGTGTGGTAGTTCAGGTGACCGCGTAA
- a CDS encoding SDR family oxidoreductase, whose translation MEPRVPGLSAGSTVFISAGASGIGLTMAKRFLAQDCLVHVCDINEQGVADFIASHPNATGDVVDVSDYQQVKTMFEGIATRFGHLDVLINNAGIAGPTASVEDMDPDEWDKTIAIDLNSIFYVTKEATPLMKAKGGAMINIASNAALFGFPMRGPYTAAKWAVLGLTKTWAMELGVNKIRVNAICPGSVNGPRIEGVIERDAAGRGMTTNEIRTVYQRQSSMRLFVEADDIANTALFLASDMGKSISGQSIAVDGHTEGLSNFLEP comes from the coding sequence ATGGAACCACGAGTACCGGGACTATCCGCTGGTAGTACGGTTTTTATCTCGGCGGGTGCCTCGGGCATCGGCTTGACTATGGCAAAGCGCTTTCTCGCTCAGGACTGCTTAGTCCACGTGTGCGACATTAATGAGCAAGGCGTAGCGGATTTTATCGCCTCACACCCTAATGCAACGGGTGACGTGGTTGACGTGAGCGACTATCAACAGGTTAAAACGATGTTCGAAGGTATCGCAACGCGCTTCGGTCATCTTGACGTACTGATCAATAATGCCGGGATCGCTGGGCCAACCGCATCGGTCGAAGACATGGACCCCGACGAATGGGATAAAACCATCGCCATTGACCTCAATAGTATTTTTTATGTTACTAAGGAAGCAACGCCTCTCATGAAAGCGAAAGGCGGCGCCATGATTAACATTGCCTCCAACGCGGCGCTGTTTGGCTTTCCCATGCGCGGACCCTATACCGCCGCCAAGTGGGCTGTTCTAGGCTTAACTAAAACTTGGGCTATGGAGCTCGGCGTTAACAAAATTCGCGTTAATGCTATTTGCCCTGGCAGTGTCAACGGTCCCCGCATTGAAGGTGTGATCGAACGCGATGCCGCCGGACGAGGCATGACCACAAACGAGATCCGCACGGTTTATCAGCGCCAGAGCTCAATGCGCTTGTTTGTCGAAGCCGACGACATTGCCAATACGGCGCTATTTTTAGCGAGCGACATGGGCAAGTCGATATCCGGACAATCTATTGCGGTAGACGGCCATACCGAAGGCCTCTCAAACTTCTTAGAGCCATAG
- a CDS encoding tetratricopeptide repeat-containing sulfotransferase family protein — translation MSNAQTQNLKEAVFHAQSLIDNNQFTLAEEQAREILVVVPGDINALRVLGTALRKQQRNSEAQQHLAQVVRQQPKFALAQQELGLCLAHLGEFEAAVTHLATATQLDASLSAAWQGLANAHGALGNEDASRAALHQQLQHSSQAPELVEAMQDFNARRIAEAEQKVRNYLKNHPTDVSAIRLLAEIAIKLKLYNDAEKLLERALELAPDFHLARLNYASALLGRQRPQEALEQIAVLEKNDNVNPTYLTLKAAAQAQLGELEEAVLTYNYLIEHYPVQSNIVMSLGHTHKTIGKQDEAIAAYLETIKLNPNLGEAYWSLANMKVFKFSDELLAQMHGLANGGKLSRDDAYHLAFALGKAYEDRKEFKRSFDYYEKGNNIKAVIERYSADANHADTQRSINTCTPALFADTSLGCQRPDPIFVVGLPRSGSTLIEQILASHSQVDGTKELPDIIAMARRLAGRKKKTDASNYPEILAELSAEDRLKLGEEYLQRAVAQRGNAPFFIDKMPNNFAHIGLIQLILPNAKIIDARRHPMAACFGGYKQLFASGQRFSYRLEDIGRYYQDYVQLMSHFDEVLPGRIHRVCYENMVNDTENEIRKLLAYCHLSYEEACVNFHQTERSVRTASSEQVRQPIYTSAVALWKEYNEALTPLQDLLAPTIKSYEKAIL, via the coding sequence ATGAGCAACGCGCAAACCCAAAACCTAAAAGAAGCCGTTTTTCATGCGCAATCGTTGATAGATAATAACCAATTCACCTTGGCCGAAGAGCAAGCCAGGGAGATTCTGGTAGTGGTCCCGGGTGATATTAATGCACTGCGCGTACTTGGTACCGCACTGCGTAAACAGCAGCGTAACAGTGAAGCTCAACAGCACTTAGCGCAGGTTGTTCGCCAACAGCCCAAATTTGCGCTCGCCCAGCAGGAACTGGGGTTGTGCTTAGCGCATTTGGGCGAATTCGAAGCCGCTGTGACGCATTTGGCAACAGCCACCCAACTGGATGCGTCACTGTCCGCCGCCTGGCAAGGCCTTGCCAACGCCCATGGTGCCTTGGGTAACGAAGACGCCAGCCGCGCCGCACTGCATCAACAACTTCAGCATTCATCACAGGCTCCTGAGCTAGTAGAAGCCATGCAGGACTTTAATGCTCGCCGCATCGCCGAGGCCGAGCAAAAGGTCCGTAACTATCTAAAAAACCACCCTACGGATGTCTCCGCGATTCGCCTCCTAGCCGAAATTGCGATCAAGCTGAAACTCTACAACGATGCGGAAAAACTGCTCGAACGAGCACTAGAGCTGGCACCGGACTTTCACCTTGCTCGGTTGAACTATGCAAGCGCTTTGCTTGGCAGGCAGCGACCGCAGGAAGCGCTGGAACAAATTGCCGTCCTAGAGAAAAACGACAATGTAAATCCTACCTACCTCACCCTAAAAGCTGCCGCACAGGCTCAGTTGGGGGAGCTCGAGGAAGCGGTACTTACCTATAACTACCTCATTGAACACTACCCTGTACAATCCAATATAGTCATGAGCCTTGGCCACACGCACAAAACCATTGGCAAACAAGATGAGGCAATTGCCGCCTACCTAGAAACCATCAAGCTCAATCCAAATCTCGGTGAGGCCTACTGGAGCTTGGCAAATATGAAAGTATTCAAATTTAGCGACGAGCTCCTCGCTCAAATGCACGGTCTTGCTAACGGTGGCAAACTCTCTCGTGACGATGCCTATCACCTTGCCTTTGCCCTGGGTAAAGCCTATGAGGATCGAAAGGAGTTCAAGCGGTCATTTGACTATTATGAGAAGGGCAATAACATCAAAGCGGTGATTGAACGCTACAGCGCCGATGCCAACCACGCGGACACCCAACGTTCTATCAACACCTGTACGCCAGCGTTATTTGCCGACACCTCGCTCGGCTGTCAGCGCCCCGACCCTATTTTTGTTGTCGGTCTGCCACGTTCTGGCTCAACGCTGATTGAACAGATTCTCGCCTCGCACAGCCAAGTGGATGGCACCAAGGAGCTGCCTGATATCATCGCCATGGCGCGACGATTAGCCGGACGGAAGAAAAAGACCGACGCCTCTAACTACCCAGAAATCCTGGCCGAGCTTAGCGCCGAAGATCGTCTAAAACTGGGCGAAGAGTATTTGCAGCGTGCCGTGGCTCAACGCGGCAACGCCCCCTTCTTCATTGATAAGATGCCCAATAACTTCGCCCACATTGGCTTAATTCAGCTTATTTTGCCAAACGCCAAAATTATCGATGCCCGTCGCCACCCTATGGCGGCCTGCTTTGGTGGCTACAAGCAGCTGTTCGCTTCAGGGCAGCGATTTAGCTATCGCCTTGAAGATATTGGCCGTTACTACCAAGACTACGTGCAACTTATGTCACACTTTGACGAAGTGTTACCTGGGAGAATTCACCGCGTATGTTATGAAAATATGGTGAATGACACTGAAAATGAAATTAGAAAGCTATTAGCATATTGCCATCTAAGTTATGAAGAGGCTTGCGTGAATTTTCATCAGACTGAAAGATCCGTTAGAACGGCTAGCTCTGAACAGGTTCGCCAACCCATCTACACCAGTGCCGTTGCGTTGTGGAAAGAGTACAACGAGGCGCTCACCCCCCTCCAAGACCTACTTGCACCTACCATCAAAAGTTATGAGAAGGCCATTTTATAA
- a CDS encoding TonB-dependent receptor, whose translation MNNPRLPRREANKALSRALNTQLKRKDLAIGISAAVASTAAFAQTEAPVAAQATAIEEVLVTARKRTESLQDVPISVQALSARDLEDQGVSNFNDYALMLPNLSYQSAGPGLAQVYMRGASDGGDGNASGQHPSVAIYLDEQPVTAIGRNLDVHVYDVARVEALAGPQGTFFGASSQGGTLRIITNQPDTTQFEGGFDVSYANTDSGEDSYSVEGFVNIPLSESAAIRLVGWNKEDGGYIDNVYGERTYALFNPEMPMVVEDNTDRIEEDFNDLTNTGARAALKVDLNDSWTVTASAITQKQETEGVWFHDPENPNGQVGDLEIQRFNDDSSVDQFTQFSLVAEGDLGFATATYAGSLLDREVEYNNDYSAYADYYSTSWIQYYSCEYYGTATAPCTSNNIMYEEDNQYDRSTHELRLVSNSEGPLNYSVGVYYEDSDHTYRQEWIQPGMAQGPDFVQLDKANLWYLTDQVRNDKQTAVFGELSYDLTDKLTATMGLRYFDTESSLSGVSGYGVIAPGFPIINVDSSVSDSDVLKKFNVAYDLTDNVNLFVTWSEGYRPGGINRDETPIVERTYKADFLTNMEFGWKSSWAGNTVRWNGAFYSMDWEDMQFTKFDSSFGSPVGLTLNVGEAEIQGLETDLTWIPVDGLTLSGAMAYNDASFAEDFVIGGNSSPSGTALPHVPDVKWNFAARYEFPMMGFESHIQMAYANVDQSYNDIFKYAGGDTTMDQRQIQAGYDNLNLTAGVETDAWGVEAFINNATDERAEITRFTSSYDTSITTNRPRTIGVRFKMRFE comes from the coding sequence ATGAATAACCCTCGCTTGCCGCGTCGCGAGGCCAATAAGGCCCTAAGTCGCGCTCTAAATACTCAACTGAAACGCAAAGACCTTGCTATTGGTATCAGTGCCGCCGTGGCGAGTACAGCCGCCTTCGCACAGACTGAAGCACCGGTTGCCGCTCAAGCTACCGCTATTGAAGAAGTTCTCGTTACCGCGCGAAAGCGAACTGAGAGCCTTCAGGATGTACCAATCAGCGTTCAAGCACTCAGTGCTCGCGATTTGGAAGACCAAGGCGTTAGCAACTTCAATGACTACGCACTGATGCTACCTAACCTAAGCTATCAGTCTGCAGGCCCAGGCTTAGCTCAGGTATACATGCGTGGCGCATCGGATGGTGGTGACGGCAATGCGTCGGGTCAACACCCGAGCGTAGCGATCTACTTGGATGAGCAGCCAGTTACGGCTATTGGTCGTAACTTAGACGTTCACGTTTACGATGTTGCGCGTGTTGAAGCACTAGCCGGTCCACAGGGCACATTCTTCGGTGCATCGTCTCAGGGTGGTACCTTGCGTATCATTACTAATCAGCCAGACACCACCCAATTTGAGGGTGGCTTCGATGTCAGCTACGCCAACACTGATAGTGGCGAAGACAGCTACTCGGTAGAAGGTTTTGTCAATATTCCACTATCTGAAAGTGCAGCAATTCGCCTTGTCGGCTGGAATAAAGAAGACGGCGGTTACATCGATAACGTCTACGGCGAACGCACGTACGCCCTCTTCAACCCAGAAATGCCTATGGTTGTTGAAGACAACACTGACCGCATTGAAGAAGACTTTAATGATCTAACCAACACTGGCGCTCGTGCAGCACTTAAAGTTGACCTCAACGACAGCTGGACAGTAACCGCTAGTGCGATTACCCAGAAGCAAGAAACTGAGGGTGTTTGGTTCCATGATCCAGAAAATCCAAATGGCCAGGTTGGCGATCTTGAGATTCAGCGCTTCAATGATGACAGCAGTGTTGATCAGTTCACGCAGTTCTCTCTTGTCGCAGAAGGTGATCTTGGTTTTGCGACCGCTACTTACGCGGGCTCTCTACTTGACCGTGAAGTTGAGTACAACAACGATTACTCGGCCTACGCCGACTACTACTCAACTAGCTGGATTCAGTACTATAGCTGTGAGTACTACGGCACTGCTACAGCACCGTGTACTAGCAACAACATCATGTACGAAGAAGACAACCAGTATGACCGTAGCACGCACGAATTGCGTTTAGTGTCTAACTCTGAAGGTCCGTTGAACTACAGCGTGGGAGTTTACTATGAAGACAGTGATCACACCTACCGTCAAGAGTGGATTCAGCCTGGCATGGCGCAAGGACCTGACTTCGTTCAGCTAGACAAAGCAAATCTTTGGTATCTTACCGATCAGGTTCGTAATGATAAGCAAACTGCGGTGTTTGGTGAGCTTTCCTACGACCTAACCGACAAACTAACGGCAACTATGGGTCTTCGCTACTTCGATACCGAAAGCTCATTATCGGGTGTTTCCGGCTACGGTGTTATCGCTCCGGGTTTCCCAATTATCAATGTTGATTCTTCAGTGAGCGATTCAGATGTACTGAAAAAATTCAATGTTGCGTATGACCTCACTGACAACGTCAACCTATTCGTAACTTGGTCTGAAGGCTATCGTCCTGGCGGTATCAACCGTGACGAGACGCCGATCGTCGAGCGTACCTATAAGGCGGATTTCCTGACTAACATGGAATTCGGTTGGAAGAGCTCTTGGGCTGGTAACACGGTTCGTTGGAACGGTGCTTTCTATAGCATGGACTGGGAAGATATGCAGTTCACTAAGTTCGATTCAAGCTTTGGCTCGCCAGTTGGCCTAACGCTTAATGTGGGCGAAGCGGAAATCCAAGGTCTTGAGACAGATTTAACCTGGATCCCAGTTGACGGCCTAACGCTTTCGGGTGCAATGGCTTACAACGACGCTTCCTTTGCTGAAGATTTTGTCATTGGCGGCAATTCTTCACCATCGGGCACGGCGCTTCCGCATGTTCCTGATGTGAAGTGGAATTTCGCTGCTCGTTACGAATTCCCAATGATGGGTTTTGAGTCTCACATACAGATGGCTTACGCCAATGTGGATCAAAGCTATAATGATATCTTTAAGTATGCCGGTGGTGACACCACTATGGATCAGCGTCAAATTCAGGCGGGTTATGACAACCTGAATCTAACCGCTGGTGTTGAAACCGATGCTTGGGGTGTTGAAGCCTTTATCAATAACGCAACGGATGAGCGTGCAGAAATCACACGTTTCACCAGCAGTTACGATACGTCGATTACCACTAACCGTCCTCGTACGATTGGTGTTCGCTTCAAGATGCGCTTTGAATAA
- a CDS encoding BCCT family transporter, producing MTQSTQAVSRVDRPLFIATLAAILLVSIPIIGFHETAGAVISQLFTLLTQHFGVFYIWYGCGAVVILIWLAFGKYGDIKLGDVEHEPEFSLFSWIGMLFSAGVGAGLLYWAVIEWGFYIDSPARGFAARSTEAIEYAAAYGVFHWGITGWAIFCLPTLAIAYPYYVRKIPYLRLSTACVAHLPNGVNSKRGRFIDFIYMINLVGGSGTSLGLATPVIAASLASIFGITHDFALEVAVVVLCVAIFGTSAFLGLSKGIKRLADLNVFAALALLFFVLAVGPTLFILKMGTNSVGLVLQEFIRFNTWTDPVESSGFVESWTVFYWAWWIAYGPFVGIFVTRISRGRTIRSVILNMLLWGSLGAALFFIIFGNYAMYLDLNNILNVTGIMSDQSPEAAITQVFLTLPAGEWALILFALVAIIFVATTYDSASYTLASVATDHLHAGAHPARWHRIFWAVGVGILPCALMFIDGGIQVMLSTTIVASLPLLVVGVIMTSSLLKMLREDYQLYGCMTTPAARQRHAAALDRN from the coding sequence GTGACTCAATCAACGCAAGCCGTATCCCGCGTCGATCGCCCTTTGTTTATCGCCACCTTGGCCGCTATTTTACTGGTGAGCATTCCCATTATCGGTTTCCATGAAACCGCTGGCGCCGTCATTAGTCAGCTCTTCACTTTGCTTACGCAGCACTTTGGTGTCTTCTATATCTGGTACGGCTGTGGTGCCGTCGTGATTCTAATTTGGTTAGCGTTTGGCAAGTATGGTGATATCAAACTCGGTGACGTTGAGCACGAACCTGAATTTTCCCTGTTCAGCTGGATCGGTATGCTCTTTAGTGCCGGTGTTGGCGCAGGGTTGCTGTATTGGGCGGTAATTGAGTGGGGTTTCTATATTGACTCCCCAGCCCGAGGTTTCGCGGCAAGAAGCACCGAGGCCATTGAGTACGCTGCCGCCTATGGAGTGTTCCATTGGGGTATCACGGGTTGGGCCATCTTCTGCCTACCCACGCTGGCCATTGCCTATCCCTACTATGTTCGCAAGATTCCCTACCTTCGCTTAAGTACAGCCTGTGTGGCGCATCTTCCAAATGGCGTTAACAGTAAGCGCGGACGATTTATTGACTTCATCTACATGATTAACCTGGTTGGCGGTTCTGGTACCTCACTAGGTCTTGCTACGCCTGTGATTGCAGCGAGTTTGGCGAGTATTTTTGGCATTACGCATGACTTTGCCCTGGAAGTTGCGGTGGTGGTGCTATGTGTTGCCATTTTCGGTACCAGTGCCTTCCTAGGCTTGAGCAAAGGCATTAAACGCCTTGCTGATTTGAACGTTTTCGCAGCCCTCGCATTACTATTTTTCGTGCTAGCCGTGGGCCCAACGCTGTTTATTCTCAAAATGGGAACCAATAGCGTTGGTTTGGTACTGCAGGAATTTATTCGCTTTAATACCTGGACAGATCCCGTTGAGAGCAGCGGTTTTGTAGAAAGTTGGACAGTATTCTATTGGGCTTGGTGGATTGCCTATGGGCCATTCGTCGGGATATTTGTGACCCGTATTTCCCGCGGTAGAACGATTCGCTCAGTAATTTTGAATATGTTGCTGTGGGGCTCGTTGGGTGCGGCACTGTTCTTCATTATCTTCGGCAACTATGCCATGTACTTGGATCTTAATAACATCCTGAATGTTACCGGTATTATGAGTGATCAATCTCCTGAAGCGGCCATTACTCAGGTCTTCCTCACTCTACCTGCCGGTGAATGGGCGCTCATTCTCTTCGCGTTGGTCGCTATTATTTTCGTTGCCACCACCTATGACTCGGCGTCCTATACGCTGGCTTCGGTGGCCACCGACCACCTCCATGCTGGCGCACACCCAGCACGCTGGCATCGCATTTTCTGGGCAGTTGGCGTTGGTATCTTACCCTGTGCACTGATGTTCATTGACGGCGGCATTCAGGTAATGCTCTCCACGACCATTGTAGCAAGTCTACCGCTGTTAGTTGTGGGTGTGATCATGACAAGCTCACTACTGAAAATGCTCCGCGAGGACTACCAACTCTACGGCTGCATGACGACTCCTGCCGCCCGCCAGCGCCACGCCGCAGCGCTAGACCGTAACTGA